The following proteins come from a genomic window of Lachnoclostridium phytofermentans ISDg:
- a CDS encoding response regulator transcription factor yields MATKQKILIVDDDANIAELISLYLMKECFDTKIVYDGEEAITQYREYQPNLILLDLMLPGIDGYEVCREVRKTSTIPIIMLSAKGEIFDKVLGLELGADDYMIKPFDTKELVARVKAVLRRVVPSQSTSEQVITQELGDFVSYPDLIINQSNYSVTYFGDSIEMPPKELELFYFLASHPNQVFTREQLLDHIWGYEYIGDTRTVDVHIKRLREKIKDHISWRLSTVWGIGYKFEVKKN; encoded by the coding sequence ATGGCAACAAAGCAAAAGATTTTAATTGTGGATGACGATGCTAATATTGCAGAGTTAATTTCACTGTATTTGATGAAGGAATGCTTTGATACCAAGATCGTCTATGATGGGGAAGAGGCGATTACACAGTATAGGGAATATCAGCCTAATTTAATTCTTTTGGATTTGATGTTACCAGGAATTGATGGATATGAAGTATGCAGGGAAGTTAGAAAGACTAGTACGATACCAATTATCATGCTCTCTGCAAAGGGAGAGATCTTTGATAAGGTCCTAGGGCTTGAACTTGGTGCAGATGATTATATGATAAAACCCTTTGATACGAAGGAGTTGGTAGCAAGAGTAAAGGCAGTACTTCGTCGCGTAGTGCCATCACAGTCAACATCAGAGCAAGTAATTACTCAGGAGCTAGGCGATTTTGTTTCTTATCCTGATCTTATCATTAATCAATCGAATTATTCAGTAACTTACTTCGGGGATTCCATTGAGATGCCACCAAAGGAATTAGAATTGTTTTATTTTCTTGCTTCTCATCCAAATCAGGTTTTCACAAGAGAACAGTTACTAGATCATATCTGGGGATATGAGTACATTGGAGATACTAGAACGGTAGACGTTCATATCAAGCGATTGCGTGAGAAAATAAAGGATCATATCTCATGGAGACTTTCCACGGTATGGGGAATCGGATATAAATTTGAAGTGAAGAAAAATTAG
- a CDS encoding AIR synthase family protein — protein MKTGKVSEVILKRSVLKFLGTKQRNTPVISLDAGKIEFDESTDLLFATASMQGNQFGLIESVFHRAVNNIYAKGGKPIAVSTSLTLRSHADEQELKLYSKELNRLSTLYSIPVLSGETMVGAGATQNTITIHATGKVNKQSNTMDKKQESIEDSAKEYQIVMSKYIGLSATKLLIESRKEKLKERLTESFLAGGKKIGELLSIQKEMEVSTDFDILCSHDVSEGGIFAALWEVGESLQCGMEVSLDSILLIQETIEVCETLDLNPYLLYSGGCVLFVTKQGEALVEKLNNEGIPASVIGKTTNSPDRIVRKEDEIRYLEPFKGDEIYKGLSE, from the coding sequence ATGAAAACGGGAAAAGTAAGCGAGGTTATTTTAAAACGTTCCGTCTTAAAGTTTTTAGGAACGAAACAAAGGAATACACCCGTGATTAGTCTGGATGCAGGTAAGATTGAATTTGATGAAAGTACTGATTTGCTTTTTGCAACAGCTTCTATGCAGGGTAATCAGTTTGGACTAATAGAATCAGTTTTTCACCGAGCAGTGAACAATATCTATGCTAAGGGTGGAAAACCGATTGCAGTATCTACTTCTTTAACACTGCGAAGTCATGCAGATGAACAGGAGCTAAAATTATATAGTAAAGAGTTGAATCGATTAAGTACATTGTATTCCATTCCAGTGTTATCTGGAGAAACGATGGTTGGTGCAGGGGCAACACAAAACACCATAACGATTCATGCAACAGGAAAAGTTAATAAGCAATCAAATACGATGGATAAAAAGCAGGAATCGATAGAAGATTCCGCAAAAGAATATCAAATCGTAATGTCTAAATATATTGGTTTATCCGCAACAAAACTTTTAATTGAATCTAGGAAAGAGAAATTAAAAGAACGCTTAACTGAGAGTTTTTTAGCAGGTGGTAAAAAAATTGGCGAACTTCTATCGATACAAAAAGAGATGGAAGTTTCAACGGATTTTGATATCCTATGTTCCCATGATGTGTCTGAAGGGGGTATCTTTGCAGCACTTTGGGAGGTTGGAGAATCTTTGCAGTGTGGAATGGAGGTTTCATTAGATTCCATCTTACTAATTCAAGAGACTATTGAAGTATGTGAGACTCTTGATCTTAACCCTTATTTACTTTATTCCGGTGGATGTGTTTTATTTGTAACAAAACAGGGAGAGGCATTGGTTGAGAAATTAAACAATGAAGGTATCCCTGCTTCTGTGATTGGTAAAACCACAAATTCTCCAGACAGGATTGTAAGGAAAGAGGATGAAATACGTTATCTTGAGCCTTTTAAGGGCGATGAGATATATAAAGGTCTATCCGAATAG
- a CDS encoding chemotaxis protein CheX, with the protein MAVISADYINPFLIAATKVLKDMVMIDTKVGKPYTKEAVIADQALLIMLGVTGEMSGQVILSFEDKVALDIASKMCMMTLNELDELSKSAICELCNMILGNTATVFSTKGIEVDITPPTMCTGTVKFTNNFAANICIPLIYEDGKTIEINVAIKEK; encoded by the coding sequence ATGGCGGTAATTAGCGCAGACTATATAAATCCGTTTTTAATAGCGGCAACTAAGGTACTGAAAGATATGGTAATGATTGATACCAAAGTAGGTAAGCCATACACAAAAGAAGCAGTTATTGCAGATCAGGCATTACTTATTATGCTTGGAGTAACTGGAGAGATGAGTGGTCAAGTTATCTTAAGTTTTGAAGATAAAGTGGCACTCGATATCGCATCAAAGATGTGTATGATGACCTTAAACGAACTAGATGAATTGTCTAAGAGCGCCATCTGCGAGCTATGCAACATGATTTTAGGAAATACAGCAACAGTTTTTTCTACCAAAGGAATCGAAGTAGATATCACACCTCCAACAATGTGCACAGGAACTGTGAAGTTTACAAATAATTTTGCTGCAAATATCTGTATTCCACTCATTTATGAGGATGGAAAAACAATCGAAATAAATGTTGCAATTAAAGAAAAGTAA
- a CDS encoding sensor histidine kinase has translation MKRTAFVKLILCYCFAAISMFLLLNTFGVKFMEQKLMDRKKDELYKEATIIVSDYATKLSHSDMEEQMRVIDKFLGTRIWIVSEAGIVVADTRSNANRMNITNMDVNFLEQTFSENVYFKGIFSEPMLSVVVRIPYNYSIKGYVCIHIPMDSIRSESIYYTDLVSVCYLVFLIILFLIFMIIYYITVFPVRRITKVCSEYAKGNFDERMEIRTNDEYRELANSVKYMADELKNLDDYQKKFVANISHDFRSPLTSIGGYAEAMRDGTIPYEMQNKYLDIILFETERLTKLTTNLLALNSFENKGTLLDISSFDINAVIRKTAATFEGQCTKKRIVFKLEFSAKETFVDADIDKIQQVLYNLIDNAIKFSNVDSTIKVTTEEKGSKVLISVKDHGIGIPKDSIKKIWERFYKTDSSRGKDKKGTGLGLSITKEIITSHNENINVVSTEGVGTEFIFSLKKTDY, from the coding sequence ATGAAGAGAACAGCATTTGTAAAATTAATTCTATGCTATTGCTTCGCTGCGATTTCGATGTTTCTGCTTTTGAATACCTTTGGGGTTAAATTTATGGAACAAAAGCTAATGGATCGAAAGAAGGATGAGCTTTATAAGGAGGCAACCATTATTGTTTCTGACTATGCTACAAAGCTATCTCATTCAGATATGGAAGAACAAATGCGAGTAATAGATAAATTCCTTGGGACTCGAATTTGGATTGTCAGTGAAGCAGGTATCGTAGTAGCAGATACAAGAAGTAATGCAAACAGAATGAATATTACAAATATGGATGTCAATTTTTTGGAGCAGACATTTTCGGAAAATGTATATTTTAAAGGGATATTTTCAGAACCTATGCTTAGTGTAGTAGTGCGTATTCCTTATAACTACTCCATTAAAGGGTATGTATGTATCCATATACCAATGGATAGCATTCGAAGTGAAAGTATTTATTATACAGATTTAGTCAGTGTCTGCTACTTAGTATTTTTAATCATATTATTCCTAATCTTTATGATTATCTACTATATTACGGTATTTCCTGTACGTCGTATTACAAAAGTTTGCAGTGAATATGCCAAAGGAAACTTTGATGAGCGGATGGAGATACGAACGAATGACGAGTATAGGGAATTAGCGAATAGCGTCAAATACATGGCAGATGAGCTTAAGAATCTGGATGATTATCAAAAGAAGTTTGTAGCTAACATTTCTCATGATTTCCGCTCTCCTCTTACCTCAATTGGAGGGTATGCAGAAGCAATGAGAGATGGAACGATACCATACGAGATGCAAAATAAATATCTTGATATCATTTTATTTGAAACCGAACGTTTGACAAAGTTAACGACTAACCTATTAGCCTTAAATAGTTTTGAAAATAAAGGTACGTTACTTGATATTTCTTCCTTTGATATCAATGCTGTTATACGAAAGACGGCAGCTACCTTCGAGGGACAATGTACAAAGAAGCGTATTGTGTTTAAATTAGAATTCTCAGCGAAGGAAACTTTTGTAGATGCAGATATCGATAAGATTCAACAGGTTCTATATAACTTGATTGATAATGCGATTAAGTTTAGTAATGTAGATTCCACTATCAAGGTGACAACGGAAGAGAAGGGGTCTAAGGTCTTAATATCAGTAAAAGACCATGGAATAGGAATACCGAAAGATAGTATTAAAAAGATATGGGAACGTTTTTATAAGACAGATTCCTCAAGAGGAAAAGATAAGAAGGGAACTGGCCTCGGGTTATCAATTACCAAGGAAATCATTACCTCCCACAATGAAAATATTAATGTTGTCAGTACGGAGGGTGTTGGTACAGAATTTATTTTTTCTCTAAAGAAAACAGATTATTAA
- a CDS encoding 3'-5' exonuclease, with protein sequence MNFLAIDIESTGLSPEKDRIIEIAAIRYIDGKPKERFEKLINPGCPLPERITELTGITEDMLAGAMTEREVIKEFLTFAGEDVLLGHNVSVDFSFIKTAADRLKIGYERQGIDTLYLSRTLKSDLEKKNLESMCEHYGIIRECSHRALEDAIAAATLYQKLYEEFNNNFEALFLPVELKYKVKKQEPMTEKQKKYLLDLVNYHKIEVPSGFTDFSKSKASRFIDKTILHYGRMKK encoded by the coding sequence ATGAATTTCTTAGCTATAGATATAGAATCTACCGGACTTAGTCCGGAAAAAGACCGAATCATTGAAATAGCTGCCATACGTTATATTGATGGTAAGCCAAAAGAACGTTTTGAAAAACTAATTAATCCAGGGTGTCCATTACCAGAAAGAATCACTGAATTAACTGGGATCACAGAAGATATGCTTGCTGGTGCAATGACAGAGAGGGAAGTAATCAAAGAATTTCTAACTTTTGCTGGAGAAGATGTACTTCTCGGTCATAATGTATCTGTTGATTTTAGTTTTATAAAAACTGCAGCAGATAGGCTTAAGATAGGTTATGAGCGACAAGGTATTGATACGCTCTATTTATCCAGAACATTAAAATCAGATCTTGAGAAAAAGAATCTCGAATCAATGTGTGAGCATTATGGGATAATAAGAGAATGCAGCCACAGAGCATTGGAAGATGCGATTGCGGCTGCAACCTTATATCAGAAATTGTATGAAGAATTTAATAATAATTTCGAAGCATTATTTCTACCAGTTGAATTAAAATATAAGGTAAAGAAACAAGAACCAATGACAGAGAAACAAAAAAAGTACTTGCTTGATTTGGTCAACTATCATAAAATAGAGGTGCCATCTGGGTTTACTGATTTCAGTAAAAGTAAGGCTTCAAGGTTTATTGATAAAACAATTTTACATTATGGCAGGATGAAAAAATAA
- a CDS encoding Lrp/AsnC family transcriptional regulator, with amino-acid sequence MREKILKAIDKNSKLTAKELAVMLGAEEAAVAATIKELEAESIICGYPTLINWDKTESEKVTALIEVKVTPQRGQGFDRIAERIYKFEEVESVYLMSGGFDLTVIIDGKSMREVANFVSSKLAPMEAVLSTATHFVLKKYKEHGMPLVHEVEDERMLITP; translated from the coding sequence ATGAGAGAGAAGATTTTGAAAGCGATTGACAAGAACAGTAAACTAACTGCCAAAGAACTAGCGGTGATGCTAGGCGCCGAGGAGGCAGCAGTCGCGGCCACGATCAAGGAATTGGAAGCAGAATCAATCATTTGTGGGTATCCTACTCTGATTAATTGGGATAAAACCGAGAGCGAGAAGGTTACTGCTTTGATTGAAGTAAAAGTTACTCCACAAAGGGGCCAAGGCTTTGACCGTATCGCGGAACGTATCTATAAATTTGAAGAGGTAGAATCAGTATATTTAATGTCTGGTGGTTTCGATCTTACCGTAATTATTGATGGTAAGAGTATGCGTGAGGTAGCGAATTTTGTATCGAGTAAGCTTGCCCCAATGGAAGCTGTTTTAAGTACAGCCACCCACTTTGTATTGAAGAAATATAAAGAGCATGGTATGCCGCTTGTTCATGAAGTCGAAGATGAAAGGATGCTGATTACACCTTGA
- a CDS encoding tRNA (cytidine(34)-2'-O)-methyltransferase — MNIILFEPEIPANTGNIGRTCVATGTKLHLIEPLGFRLDEKEIKRAGLDYWKDLDVTVYENYDDFLRRNPNAKIYMATTKARHVYTEVSYEPDCFIMFGKESAGIPEEILLENKETSIRIPMIGDIRSLNLSNSVAIVLYEALRQQNFDHMRLLGNLHHHSWEEAK; from the coding sequence ATGAATATTATACTATTTGAGCCAGAAATTCCTGCAAATACAGGAAATATAGGTAGAACTTGCGTGGCTACCGGAACAAAGCTACACTTAATTGAGCCACTGGGATTTCGTTTAGATGAAAAGGAAATTAAGCGTGCAGGCCTTGATTATTGGAAAGACTTAGATGTTACCGTATATGAAAACTATGATGACTTTTTACGAAGAAATCCGAATGCGAAAATCTATATGGCAACAACCAAAGCTAGACATGTCTACACGGAAGTTTCTTATGAACCGGATTGTTTTATTATGTTCGGAAAGGAAAGTGCAGGAATACCAGAGGAAATCTTACTAGAGAATAAGGAGACCTCCATTCGTATTCCAATGATCGGTGATATTCGTTCTTTGAATCTATCCAATTCTGTTGCAATTGTTTTATATGAGGCATTAAGACAGCAAAACTTTGATCATATGCGTCTACTTGGAAATCTCCATCATCATTCTTGGGAGGAAGCAAAGTAA
- a CDS encoding endonuclease MutS2 codes for MNEKALRTLEYHKIIEKLSALAGSSLGREKCHQLLPLVKLEDIVQMQQETTDALTRLYAKGTLSFSGIPDIRDTLMRLEIGASLGAGELLKISSVLTATLRAKNYGYNQKNNEETEEAAQDTLTERFHLLEPLSPINNEIRRCIISEEEIADDASPGLKSVRRQIKITNDKIHESLGSILNSASTKGMLQDAIITMRNGRYCLPIKQEYKNTFQGMMHDQSSTGSTAFIEPMAIVKLNNELAELAVREQEEIEKILAELSNLVATEKYNLKYNQTTLAELDFIFARAGLSKNMKASQPHFNNRHYINIKKGRHPLIDPKKVVPIDIYFGDKFDLLVITGPNTGGKTVSLKTVGLFTLMGQAGLHIPAFDGSELSIFEEVYADIGDEQSIEQSLSTFSSHMTNTVSILEHANENSLVLFDELGAGTDPTEGAALAMAILSYLHQRKIRTMATTHYSELKIFALSTDGVSNACCEFSVETLQPTYRLLIGIPGKSNAFAISSKLGLSNYIIEKAREFIGTKDESFEDVISNLEASRIAMEKDKAEAEQYKKEVEELKRKLAEKNSKIDDAKDRILREANEKARTILQEAKDYADETIRKYNKWGAGGANNKEMENERAALREKLGDTDSSLVSKAKKNRKQHKPSDFKVGDSVHVISLNLKGSVSTLPNAKGDLYVQMGILRSLVNISDLELIDEETIVAKALTKTQSGKIRMSKSMSISPELNIIGKRVDEALPLVDKYLDDAYLAHLPQVTIIHGRGTGALKEAVHAHLKRTNYVKGYRVGGFGEGDHGVTIVEFK; via the coding sequence ATGAATGAAAAAGCGTTACGTACATTAGAATATCATAAAATTATAGAAAAACTCAGTGCTCTTGCTGGTTCTTCCCTTGGACGGGAAAAATGTCATCAGCTATTGCCACTTGTTAAGTTAGAAGATATTGTTCAGATGCAGCAAGAGACAACGGATGCACTAACAAGACTCTATGCAAAGGGGACACTCTCCTTCTCCGGAATACCAGATATAAGAGATACTCTGATGAGATTAGAGATAGGTGCATCTTTGGGAGCTGGAGAGTTATTAAAAATCAGCTCTGTTTTAACTGCAACCTTAAGAGCTAAAAATTATGGCTATAATCAAAAAAATAACGAGGAAACAGAGGAAGCTGCACAGGATACCTTAACAGAACGTTTCCATTTGTTAGAACCGTTATCTCCAATCAATAATGAAATCAGACGTTGTATTATCTCTGAAGAAGAAATTGCAGATGATGCTAGCCCAGGATTAAAGAGTGTAAGAAGACAGATTAAAATAACAAATGATAAGATTCACGAATCGCTTGGAAGTATTTTAAATTCTGCTTCTACCAAGGGAATGCTTCAGGATGCTATTATTACGATGAGAAACGGTAGATATTGTCTTCCGATTAAGCAGGAATATAAGAATACCTTCCAAGGTATGATGCATGACCAGTCTTCTACTGGATCAACTGCTTTCATTGAACCAATGGCGATTGTTAAGTTAAATAATGAACTTGCAGAACTTGCGGTAAGAGAGCAAGAGGAGATTGAGAAGATTCTTGCTGAACTTAGTAATTTGGTAGCCACGGAGAAATATAATCTTAAGTATAATCAGACTACGCTTGCAGAACTAGATTTTATCTTCGCACGTGCGGGGCTGTCAAAGAATATGAAAGCAAGTCAGCCACATTTTAATAATCGTCACTATATTAATATCAAGAAGGGCCGTCACCCACTGATTGACCCAAAGAAGGTCGTTCCGATTGATATCTATTTTGGCGATAAATTTGATCTATTAGTAATCACAGGGCCAAACACGGGTGGTAAAACCGTATCATTAAAAACAGTTGGCTTGTTTACTTTAATGGGACAAGCGGGTTTACACATTCCGGCATTCGATGGTTCGGAATTATCAATTTTTGAGGAAGTATATGCAGATATTGGTGATGAGCAGAGTATTGAACAAAGTTTAAGTACCTTCTCTTCTCATATGACCAATACCGTGTCTATTTTAGAACATGCCAACGAGAATTCCCTAGTCCTATTTGATGAGCTTGGTGCCGGTACAGATCCAACGGAAGGTGCTGCACTTGCGATGGCAATTCTTAGTTACCTTCATCAAAGAAAGATTCGTACCATGGCAACTACACATTATAGCGAGTTAAAAATATTCGCTCTCTCCACAGATGGTGTCTCCAATGCATGTTGCGAATTTAGCGTGGAAACCCTTCAACCTACGTATCGTTTATTAATCGGTATTCCTGGTAAGAGTAATGCATTTGCAATATCTTCAAAGCTTGGTTTATCGAATTATATCATTGAAAAGGCAAGAGAATTTATCGGTACGAAGGACGAGAGTTTTGAAGACGTCATTAGTAATCTAGAGGCTAGCCGTATTGCGATGGAGAAAGACAAAGCAGAGGCGGAGCAATACAAAAAAGAAGTAGAAGAATTAAAACGAAAGTTAGCAGAGAAGAATTCAAAGATTGATGATGCAAAGGATCGAATTCTTAGAGAAGCAAATGAAAAAGCTAGGACTATTCTTCAGGAAGCCAAGGACTATGCGGATGAAACTATTCGTAAGTATAATAAATGGGGTGCGGGTGGCGCCAACAATAAAGAGATGGAGAATGAACGTGCTGCTTTACGTGAAAAGCTTGGAGATACGGATTCTAGTCTAGTTTCTAAAGCGAAGAAGAACCGCAAGCAGCATAAACCTTCTGACTTTAAAGTTGGTGACTCTGTCCATGTTATTAGTTTAAATTTAAAGGGTTCCGTAAGTACTCTTCCAAATGCGAAGGGAGACTTATATGTACAAATGGGAATATTACGATCCCTTGTAAATATTTCAGACCTAGAGTTAATCGATGAAGAAACTATTGTTGCGAAGGCTTTGACAAAGACCCAAAGCGGAAAGATTCGTATGAGTAAATCTATGTCAATAAGTCCAGAGTTAAATATTATTGGAAAACGTGTGGATGAAGCACTTCCACTCGTAGATAAATACTTAGATGATGCTTATCTTGCTCACCTGCCACAAGTTACGATTATTCATGGTAGAGGTACAGGTGCGTTAAAAGAAGCTGTTCATGCACATCTAAAAAGAACCAATTATGTAAAGGGCTATCGTGTAGGTGGATTTGGCGAAGGTGACCATGGGGTTACGATTGTTGAATTTAAGTAA
- a CDS encoding VanW family protein, with protein MKMKQNVLMTVLLCLMVIICVGCNNEAPPKEQDHSLDGALLDVTPSISPESVTATPNADFISEEGKETITENTTPLKPGNVEIDANAILGQFTTHFYNSSKARKNNIVNAAKKIHLKVVNPGEVFSTVGAISPITKDNGYDDAGTYQDGRVVNAIGGGVCQVSTTLYNAVLGAELKVTERHPHSMTVSYVELGRDAAIAGDYMDFCFQNTLETPIVIEAIADPAGSITVRIRGVETRDKSKRKVSYESVILETIEPGPAVITYDKNQPKNYLKVTQSAHSGYKVELYRLIYYQGELIDRILLNTSTYEAAPQYLTIGIK; from the coding sequence ATGAAAATGAAACAAAATGTCCTTATGACCGTACTACTATGTTTGATGGTAATAATTTGTGTAGGATGCAATAATGAGGCCCCACCAAAGGAACAGGATCATTCTTTGGATGGGGCTTTACTTGATGTAACACCTTCCATATCACCAGAGTCGGTAACGGCAACACCAAACGCCGATTTCATTTCGGAGGAAGGGAAAGAAACGATTACGGAGAATACAACTCCATTAAAGCCAGGAAATGTAGAAATCGATGCCAATGCAATTTTGGGGCAATTTACAACTCATTTTTACAACTCATCGAAAGCAAGAAAAAATAATATTGTTAATGCAGCGAAGAAAATACATCTTAAAGTTGTAAACCCAGGAGAGGTATTTTCAACTGTTGGTGCTATTTCTCCTATTACAAAGGATAATGGTTATGATGATGCAGGTACCTATCAAGATGGTAGAGTTGTCAATGCTATTGGTGGAGGAGTTTGCCAAGTGTCCACTACACTTTACAATGCAGTACTTGGGGCTGAATTAAAAGTAACAGAACGGCACCCTCACTCCATGACGGTAAGTTATGTGGAACTTGGTAGAGATGCAGCTATCGCTGGTGATTATATGGATTTTTGTTTTCAAAATACATTAGAAACGCCCATTGTAATTGAAGCAATTGCGGATCCAGCTGGTAGTATAACAGTACGGATCCGTGGAGTTGAAACAAGAGATAAAAGTAAGCGAAAAGTTTCTTATGAATCCGTTATTCTCGAAACAATTGAGCCAGGGCCTGCAGTTATAACTTATGATAAAAATCAACCAAAAAATTATTTGAAAGTTACACAGTCTGCTCATAGTGGTTATAAAGTTGAACTATACCGTTTAATCTACTACCAAGGAGAGCTTATCGACCGTATTTTATTAAATACTAGTACGTATGAGGCAGCCCCACAATATTTAACCATAGGAATTAAATAG
- a CDS encoding pyridoxal phosphate-dependent aminotransferase, with amino-acid sequence MRNPLNNKVVNIQPSGIRKFFDIVSEMKDAISLGVGEPDFDTPWHIREEGIYSLEKGKTFYTSNSGLVELRKEICNYLYRRCNLTYDYRHDVLVTVGGSEAIDAALRAMIDEGDEVLIPQPSYVSYLPCVLLADGKPVIIELKHENNFKLTKQELLDSITDKTKILVLPFPNNPTGAIMTEEELKEIAEVIIEKDLFVLSDEIYSELTYGTKHVSIASLPGMKERTIVINGFSKSYAMTGWRLGYAAGPKEIIEQMTKIHQFAIMCAPTTSQYAAVEALRAGDPDVEMMRDDYDKRRRYVVNALQEMGLECFEPFGAFYVFPCIKSLGMTSDEFANALLQEEKVAVVPGTAFGDCGEGFLRISYAYSIENLKEALGRMARFVKKHR; translated from the coding sequence TTGAGAAATCCATTAAATAATAAAGTCGTAAATATACAACCATCCGGAATACGTAAATTTTTTGATATCGTTAGTGAAATGAAAGATGCTATCTCCCTTGGAGTGGGAGAACCTGATTTTGATACTCCTTGGCATATTCGCGAAGAGGGTATTTATTCGTTAGAGAAAGGTAAGACTTTTTATACTTCGAATTCCGGACTTGTTGAACTTAGAAAAGAGATTTGTAATTATTTATACCGCAGATGCAATTTAACATATGATTACCGCCATGATGTATTAGTTACGGTTGGCGGAAGTGAAGCTATCGATGCTGCACTTCGTGCAATGATAGACGAAGGGGATGAGGTGCTAATCCCTCAGCCAAGCTATGTTTCCTACTTACCATGCGTATTATTAGCAGATGGAAAGCCAGTTATCATTGAGTTAAAGCATGAGAATAACTTTAAATTAACCAAGCAAGAATTGTTAGATTCTATAACAGATAAAACAAAAATTCTAGTCTTACCATTTCCAAATAACCCAACCGGAGCAATCATGACCGAAGAAGAGTTAAAGGAAATTGCAGAAGTAATTATTGAGAAGGACTTGTTTGTTCTATCGGATGAAATCTATAGCGAGCTTACGTATGGTACGAAGCACGTATCCATCGCAAGTTTACCTGGTATGAAGGAAAGGACTATCGTAATCAATGGTTTCTCTAAATCCTATGCGATGACAGGCTGGAGATTAGGCTATGCAGCTGGTCCAAAAGAGATTATTGAGCAGATGACTAAAATTCATCAATTTGCTATCATGTGTGCGCCAACCACGAGTCAGTATGCTGCAGTGGAGGCACTTCGTGCAGGTGATCCGGATGTGGAGATGATGCGAGATGATTATGATAAGCGAAGAAGATATGTAGTAAATGCATTACAGGAAATGGGATTGGAATGTTTTGAACCATTTGGCGCATTCTATGTATTTCCATGCATTAAGAGCCTTGGAATGACCAGTGATGAGTTTGCAAATGCTTTACTTCAGGAAGAAAAGGTAGCAGTAGTACCTGGTACAGCATTCGGAGATTGTGGAGAAGGATTTCTTCGTATTTCCTATGCTTATTCCATTGAGAATTTAAAAGAAGCATTAGGAAGAATGGCTAGATTTGTCAAAAAACACAGATAA